In the Parasteatoda tepidariorum isolate YZ-2023 chromosome 3, CAS_Ptep_4.0, whole genome shotgun sequence genome, one interval contains:
- the LOC107457372 gene encoding neural cell adhesion molecule 2, giving the protein MRRFSSPLRLWIDICFLFWSAKTSSENLKVETCPGSIASLPCPILTPTEDDDRSLAAFWYKDDHVAPFYMVDGRSSASIEQGIHRRLSSLGNRSTFDVTTTPAVLLVSVENKEDAGTYVCRVDFYKSNPKPSVVELIVLPPTPKLIIYEGGSMLTGIAGPYNEGSDLELSCELTGVESGPMQVLWMIKGMVIDSTFKVLPNGKRRNDYLIRSLERVLWMVNITCLAAKHLNSTSNPFLTTSIQLDLYLKPLGTRITPSHGICREGSVLELRCQSWGSRPPSEITWWMKNFRLFNVSGYKYDLDSTASTLTLLPTAADNGKTIRCQAQNHKLLGAIQEDSVILNVTFPPKVSLSLKTYSTSSLSEGDTVALMCKVTANPPVGLTYWSFMQETTVRSNQDPFPSQGRQTLVLERLEAWHKGSYRCKVNNSEGSGESNALWLAVRHRPICKADQQVSYGAYFGEILNIQCEVEAEPVTVSFHWGFANTLVQHDNVNFSSRGLKSIATYRPTEEVHLGSLFCWANNTVGEQHVPCTFTVFKPVVPNRPKHCKALNRTHSWFLVTCEAGYDGGAPQHFHFQARIKGSGENGITLNSPIPVFSLSGLPSGTNFEVIITSKNKMGESPKFYIDVSTLRSSKKGSTAWKTSRNLLISSMLILFIALLALATAAALRHRSRPFLLIIQ; this is encoded by the exons a tgAGAAGATTCTCTTCGCCCTTGAGATTATGGATAGATATTTGTTTCCTCTTTTGGTCAGCAAAGACAAGCAgtg AAAACTTAAAAGTTGAAACATGTCCTGGATCGATCGCATCACTTCCGTGTCCAATTCTGACGCCAACTGAGGATGACGACAGATCTTTGGCAGCTTTTTGGTACAAGGATGATCACGTGGCACCTTTTTATATGGTGGATGGGAGATCCAGTGCTTCCATTGAGCAAGGGATTCACAGACGGCTTTCTTCTTTGGGCAATCGATCCACTTTTGATGTGACAACCACACCAGCTGTCCTTCTTGTGAGCGTCGAAAATAAAGAGGATGCTGGGACTTATGTGTGCAGAGTGGATTTTTACAAATCCAATCCGAAACCATCCGTTGTCGAATTAATTGTTCTGC CCCCTACAccaaagttaattatttatgaagGTGGCTCAATGCTTACCGGTATAGCTGGACCTTACAATGAAGGTTCTGATTTGGAGCTCTCTTGTGAACTGACTGGAG TTGAGTCGGGACCTATGCAAGTATTATGGATGATAAAAGGGATGGTTATTGACTCTACGTTTAAAGTGCTTCCTAATGGAAAACGGAGGAATGATTACTTAATTCGAAGTTTAGAAAGAGTTTTATGGATGGTGAATATTACATGCCTAGCAGCCAAGCATTTGAACTCAACATCGAATCCCTTCCTCACAACATCTATACAGCTTGATTTATATT TGAAACCTTTAGGAACTCGAATCACCCCAAGTCATGGAATCTGCAGAGAAGGTTCTGTTTTGGAACTACGGTGCCAGTCATGGGGATCTAGACCTCCGTCAGAAATCACCTGGTGGATGAAGAACTTTCGTCTCTTCAATGTGTCAGGGTACAAGTACGACTTGGACAGTACAGCCAGTACTCTGACCCTTCTACCAACCGCTGCTGACAATGGAAAAACCATCAGATGCCAAGCTCAAAACCACAAGCTACTTGGTGCCATACAAGAAGATAGCGTCATCTTGAATGTTACTT TTCCGCCTAAAGTATCATTATCATTGAAAACATATTCTACCAGTTCCCTTTCTGAAGGGGATACAGTTGCGCTAATGTGCAAAGTAACAGCGAACCCACCAGTTGGACTTACCTATTGGTCGTTCATGCAAGAGACTACTGTCAGATCGAACCAAGACCCCTTTCCTTCGCAGGGACGACAAACTTTAGTGTTAGAGAGATTAGAAGCATGGCATAAGGGCAGTTACCGTTGCAAAGTTAACAACAGCGAAGGTTCTGGTGAAAGTAATGCCTTATGGTTGGCTGTCAGAC ATCGACCTATATGTAAAGCGGATCAGCAGGTATCCTATGGTGCTTATTTCGGAGAAATCCTGAACATCCAATGTGAAGTTGAAGCCGAACCTGTCACCGTTTCTTTCCATTGGGGATTTGCAAACACCCTAGTCCAACACGACAATGTTAACTTCTCGAGCAGAGGACTCAAAAGCATTGCAACTTACAGACCCACAGAAGAAGTTCATTTAGGATCGCTATTTTGCTGGGCAAATAATACTGTAGGAGAACAACACGTACCCTGCACTTTCACAGTCTTCAAGCCTG TTGTTCCCAATCGCCCGAAGCATTGCAAGGCACTGAATCGAACCCACAGTTGGTTTTTAGTGACGTGTGAAGCAGGCTACGACGGAGGAGCTCCTCAGCATTTCCACTTTCAAGCTCGCATCAAAGGATCTGGCGAAAATGGAATAACTCTCAATTCGCCAATTCCTGTCTTCAGTCTCTCTGGGCTACCGTCAGGAACAAACTTTGAAGTCATCATAACATCCAAAAACAAAATGGGTGAAAGtccaaaattttacattgatgTATCAACATTGAGAAGTAGCAAAAAAG